A region of Ictalurus furcatus strain D&B chromosome 1, Billie_1.0, whole genome shotgun sequence DNA encodes the following proteins:
- the pianp gene encoding PILR alpha-associated neural protein isoform X2 translates to MERCSISGLTALLRLLLVAVIICPPHCRAGDEPADMQLSATPQATPTPLWAVDWGPTQPLEDETHHFLSSQEVEGVKQATPEVWPRRRNAQANQTQQQPLSIEAKDSAEEQERDAEEREIEEVMTAACLSVLPLFPSPSLVPWPQRIAGTHFRAPPRSLTEKDFLWSIFEELTVPSFLITSSGHGM, encoded by the exons ATGGAGCGATG ctcCATCTCTGGACTCACTGCTCTCTTGCGCCTCCTGCTGGTTGCCGTCATCATTTGTCCCCCTCATTGCCGTGCGGGCGACGAGCCTGCCGACATGCAGCTGTCCGCTACACCccaggccacacccactccgCTCTGGGCAGTCGACTGGGGTCCCACGCAGCCGCTGGAGGACGAGACGCATCACTTCCTGTCCAGTCAGGAAGTCGAGGGCGTGAAGCAGGCCACACCCGAGGTGTGGCCGCGTCGCAGGAACGCCCAAGCCAACCAAACCCAACAGCAGCCGCTGTCCATCGAAGCCAAGGACTCGGCAGAGGAGCAGGAACGAGACGCAGAGGAAAGAGAGATTGAAGAAG ttatgACCGCAGCCTGTCTCAGCGTCCTCCCCCTCTTTCCCTCGCCATCCCTCGTTCCCTGGCCCCAGAGGATAGCAGGCACACACTTCAGAGCACCCCCTCGTTCCCTGACAGAGAAAG ACTTCCTGTGGTCAATCTTTGAAGAGCTGACTGTACCAAGCTTTCTAATCACATCCTCTGGGCATGGAATGTGA
- the pianp gene encoding PILR alpha-associated neural protein isoform X1 encodes MERCSISGLTALLRLLLVAVIICPPHCRAGDEPADMQLSATPQATPTPLWAVDWGPTQPLEDETHHFLSSQEVEGVKQATPEVWPRRRNAQANQTQQQPLSIEAKDSAEEQERDAEEREIEEVDPQFYVTVTISSLLILSALIISAKLCYDRSLSQRPPPLSLAIPRSLAPEDSRHTLQSTPSFPDRERLPVVNL; translated from the exons ATGGAGCGATG ctcCATCTCTGGACTCACTGCTCTCTTGCGCCTCCTGCTGGTTGCCGTCATCATTTGTCCCCCTCATTGCCGTGCGGGCGACGAGCCTGCCGACATGCAGCTGTCCGCTACACCccaggccacacccactccgCTCTGGGCAGTCGACTGGGGTCCCACGCAGCCGCTGGAGGACGAGACGCATCACTTCCTGTCCAGTCAGGAAGTCGAGGGCGTGAAGCAGGCCACACCCGAGGTGTGGCCGCGTCGCAGGAACGCCCAAGCCAACCAAACCCAACAGCAGCCGCTGTCCATCGAAGCCAAGGACTCGGCAGAGGAGCAGGAACGAGACGCAGAGGAAAGAGAGATTGAAGAAG TGGATCCTCAGTTTTACGTCACCGTGACTATCTCATCTCTCCTGATTCTCTCTGCACTCATCATATCGGCCAAACTCTG ttatgACCGCAGCCTGTCTCAGCGTCCTCCCCCTCTTTCCCTCGCCATCCCTCGTTCCCTGGCCCCAGAGGATAGCAGGCACACACTTCAGAGCACCCCCTCGTTCCCTGACAGAGAAAG ACTTCCTGTGGTCAATCTTTGA
- the si:ch211-154o6.3 gene encoding POC1 centriolar protein homolog A isoform X1 — MGEVRKLQKKLRQIENLELKLSLTPEEAVKVSKKEELRSRLAELLLHLSGLQQTHGIVGEEEDKMKRQVETGTEHHTDHTPAVKLAREDHREKQDKAKSGAEEEIKDREGGGQSQRLPDPDTEFSSLKALWEKAKFRLRTLKGHSDIITCVAAVDNLVISGSRDTTVKVWHVPTATEQRNLGGHSGGVTCVNTPPSEYCRKLASALHLSETERFILSGSTDCCVRIWTLSSGQCVKSIYTFNAVTSLCFIAEWEGYIVTGSDAGKLQVWDWLSQENCQSVNVHLDAVTTLQSHGPLVFSGSTDGSVCVWEVCDGAMEPLNQLQQWGSEVTGCSRVDEVNGRLRLSARGDHIFLANGRSSIRVLNWRTGTLRRLTNHSSTAGVTDCVNQIPGVLVGSCFDLTSGESTLNLFSLPQCRYLVSISSSDLPRILCFAAWVTPSGGHRWVTGGRELTVWEQLPGNVKKRGDVNVRRDSRLDSTLAESDGDSQEESEDDDEDEDEESTATDGEEVSGSSWLRCVLQ; from the exons ATGGGGGAGGTGAGGAAACTACAGAAGAAGTTGAGGCAGATTGAgaacctggagctcaagctttCTCTCACCCCAGAAGAAGCAGTGAAG GTCTCAAAGAAGGAGGAGCTTCGCAGCAGATTGGCCGAGCTCCTGCTGCATCTTTCCGGCCTGCAGCAAACCCACGGTATTGTGGGTGAAGAGGAGGATAAAATGAAAAGACAAGT AGAGACTGGAACAGAGCATCACACAGATCACACACCGGCTGTGAAGCTAGCGCGTGAAGACCACCGAGAAAAGCAGGATAAGGCGAAAAGTGGAGCGGAGGAGGAGATAAAAGACAGAGAGGGTGGAGGACAAAGCCAGAGGCTCCCAGACCCag ACACAGAATTCTCATCTCTTAAAGCATTGTGGGAAAAGGCCAAGTTTCGCCTCAGGACTCTAAAAGGTCACAGTGACATCATCACTTGCGTAGCTGCCGTAGACAATCTTGTGATTTCTGGCAG TCGTGATACCACAGTGAAGGTGTGGCACGTTCCCACGGCAACAGAGCAGCGCAATCTCGGAGGTCACAGCGGTGGCGTCACTTGTGTTAATACACCACCTTCAGAGTACTGCAGGAAATTAg catcTGCTCTGCATCTGTCTGAGACGGAGAGGTTCATCCTAAGTGGCTCCACCGACTGCTGTGTACGAATATGGACTCTGAGTTCTG GCCAGTGCGTGAAATCAATTTACACTTTTAATGCCGTCACAAGCCTTTGCTTCATAGCGGAGTGGGAGGGCTACATTGTGACAGGCTCAG ATGCTGGGAAACTGCAAGTGTGGGACTGGCTCTCTCAGGAGAACTGTCAATCAGTCAACGTGCACCTGGATGCTGTCACGACACTACAG TCCCACGGTCCTCTGGTGTTCAGTGGCTCGACGGATGGGAGCGTGTGTGTATGGGAGGTGTGTGATGGAGCAATGGAGCCCCTAAACCAGCTGCAGCAGTGGGGGTCAGAGGTCACTGGTTGTAGCAGAGTTGATGAGGTCAATGGGAGGCTGAGACTGAGTGCCCGAGGCGACCACATCTTTCTGGCCAATGGGAGATCCAGTATCCGAGTGCTCAACTGGAGAACAG GCACATTGAGGagactgaccaatcacagcagcACTGCTGGCGTCACGGATTGTGTCAATCAAATACCAGGGGTTCTAGTTGGTTCATGCTTTGACCTCACCAGCGGAGAGAGTACTCTAAACT tATTTTCTCTTCCACAATGTAGGTACCTCGTCTCAATCTCCAGCTCAGATTTACCACGAATCCTTTGTTTTGCGGCATGGGTCACACCTAGTGGGGGTCATCGCTGGGTTACAGGCGGCCGTGAGCTCACAGTTTGGGAACAGCTTCCAGGAAATGTCAAAAAAAG AGGTGACGTAAACGTGAGACGAGACAGCCGATTGGACAGTACACTCGCGGAATCTGACGGAGACTCACAGGAGGAGAGTGAGG ACGATGacgaagatgaagatgaagagtcCACGGCCACCGATGGAGAAGAAGTGTCAGGATCATCGTGGCTACGCTGCGTCCtccagtga
- the si:ch211-154o6.3 gene encoding F-box/WD repeat-containing protein 7 isoform X2: protein MKRQVETGTEHHTDHTPAVKLAREDHREKQDKAKSGAEEEIKDREGGGQSQRLPDPDTEFSSLKALWEKAKFRLRTLKGHSDIITCVAAVDNLVISGSRDTTVKVWHVPTATEQRNLGGHSGGVTCVNTPPSEYCRKLASALHLSETERFILSGSTDCCVRIWTLSSGQCVKSIYTFNAVTSLCFIAEWEGYIVTGSDAGKLQVWDWLSQENCQSVNVHLDAVTTLQSHGPLVFSGSTDGSVCVWEVCDGAMEPLNQLQQWGSEVTGCSRVDEVNGRLRLSARGDHIFLANGRSSIRVLNWRTGTLRRLTNHSSTAGVTDCVNQIPGVLVGSCFDLTSGESTLNLFSLPQCRYLVSISSSDLPRILCFAAWVTPSGGHRWVTGGRELTVWEQLPGNVKKRGDVNVRRDSRLDSTLAESDGDSQEESEDDDEDEDEESTATDGEEVSGSSWLRCVLQ, encoded by the exons ATGAAAAGACAAGT AGAGACTGGAACAGAGCATCACACAGATCACACACCGGCTGTGAAGCTAGCGCGTGAAGACCACCGAGAAAAGCAGGATAAGGCGAAAAGTGGAGCGGAGGAGGAGATAAAAGACAGAGAGGGTGGAGGACAAAGCCAGAGGCTCCCAGACCCag ACACAGAATTCTCATCTCTTAAAGCATTGTGGGAAAAGGCCAAGTTTCGCCTCAGGACTCTAAAAGGTCACAGTGACATCATCACTTGCGTAGCTGCCGTAGACAATCTTGTGATTTCTGGCAG TCGTGATACCACAGTGAAGGTGTGGCACGTTCCCACGGCAACAGAGCAGCGCAATCTCGGAGGTCACAGCGGTGGCGTCACTTGTGTTAATACACCACCTTCAGAGTACTGCAGGAAATTAg catcTGCTCTGCATCTGTCTGAGACGGAGAGGTTCATCCTAAGTGGCTCCACCGACTGCTGTGTACGAATATGGACTCTGAGTTCTG GCCAGTGCGTGAAATCAATTTACACTTTTAATGCCGTCACAAGCCTTTGCTTCATAGCGGAGTGGGAGGGCTACATTGTGACAGGCTCAG ATGCTGGGAAACTGCAAGTGTGGGACTGGCTCTCTCAGGAGAACTGTCAATCAGTCAACGTGCACCTGGATGCTGTCACGACACTACAG TCCCACGGTCCTCTGGTGTTCAGTGGCTCGACGGATGGGAGCGTGTGTGTATGGGAGGTGTGTGATGGAGCAATGGAGCCCCTAAACCAGCTGCAGCAGTGGGGGTCAGAGGTCACTGGTTGTAGCAGAGTTGATGAGGTCAATGGGAGGCTGAGACTGAGTGCCCGAGGCGACCACATCTTTCTGGCCAATGGGAGATCCAGTATCCGAGTGCTCAACTGGAGAACAG GCACATTGAGGagactgaccaatcacagcagcACTGCTGGCGTCACGGATTGTGTCAATCAAATACCAGGGGTTCTAGTTGGTTCATGCTTTGACCTCACCAGCGGAGAGAGTACTCTAAACT tATTTTCTCTTCCACAATGTAGGTACCTCGTCTCAATCTCCAGCTCAGATTTACCACGAATCCTTTGTTTTGCGGCATGGGTCACACCTAGTGGGGGTCATCGCTGGGTTACAGGCGGCCGTGAGCTCACAGTTTGGGAACAGCTTCCAGGAAATGTCAAAAAAAG AGGTGACGTAAACGTGAGACGAGACAGCCGATTGGACAGTACACTCGCGGAATCTGACGGAGACTCACAGGAGGAGAGTGAGG ACGATGacgaagatgaagatgaagagtcCACGGCCACCGATGGAGAAGAAGTGTCAGGATCATCGTGGCTACGCTGCGTCCtccagtga